The Alteromonas stellipolaris genome includes a region encoding these proteins:
- a CDS encoding SDR family oxidoreductase produces MSNQKTDSKVIVITGASSGIGKATAQALVDEGNKVALIARSEDKLNDLVAELGDGNAFAVTADVSDFDDLEKAFSKVNKHYGQVDGVFANAGTGAKSAGIENGDVAEWQSMLGANINGLLYTAKLALPLLKQTKGHFILTSSVAGRIALKGSVYGASKWFAYGFGQNLAEEMKEWGGRCTTICPGMVNTPFFDEPKEDKLQPEDIAKSVLFALSANDSACVREVYVMPTS; encoded by the coding sequence ATGTCGAATCAGAAAACAGATTCAAAGGTTATTGTAATTACCGGCGCATCAAGCGGGATTGGCAAAGCGACTGCGCAAGCGTTGGTAGATGAAGGCAATAAAGTTGCCTTAATTGCTCGAAGCGAAGACAAGCTTAACGACCTAGTGGCAGAGCTTGGCGATGGAAATGCATTCGCAGTTACTGCCGATGTGAGCGATTTCGATGATTTAGAAAAGGCGTTCAGTAAAGTCAATAAACATTACGGCCAGGTAGATGGTGTATTTGCGAATGCGGGTACAGGAGCCAAAAGCGCTGGTATCGAAAATGGCGACGTTGCAGAATGGCAAAGCATGCTGGGCGCCAATATAAACGGGCTTTTATACACTGCTAAACTAGCATTGCCTTTACTTAAACAAACTAAAGGACACTTTATATTAACCAGTTCGGTAGCAGGACGCATTGCGCTAAAAGGTTCTGTATATGGCGCAAGTAAATGGTTTGCTTATGGCTTTGGGCAAAACTTAGCGGAAGAAATGAAAGAGTGGGGCGGTAGATGCACCACTATTTGCCCTGGTATGGTTAATACACCATTTTTCGATGAGCCCAAAGAAGACAAACTACAACCTGAAGATATTGCCAAATCGGTGTTGTTTGCCCTTTCAGCTAATGATTCGGCATGCGTACGGGAAGTGTACGTTATGCCAACGTCGTAG